The following are encoded in a window of Paraburkholderia sp. HP33-1 genomic DNA:
- the rpmA gene encoding 50S ribosomal protein L27 — protein sequence MAHKKAGGSSRNGRDSESKRLGVKVYGGQAINAGGIIVRQRGTRMHAGENVGMGKDHTLFALKDGHVQFSTKGAAKKHTVSVVPAA from the coding sequence ATGGCACACAAAAAGGCAGGCGGATCGTCCCGGAACGGCCGCGACTCGGAATCGAAGCGTCTCGGCGTTAAGGTTTACGGCGGCCAGGCTATCAACGCTGGTGGCATCATCGTGCGTCAGCGCGGTACGCGCATGCACGCTGGCGAGAACGTCGGCATGGGCAAGGATCACACCCTGTTCGCGCTGAAGGACGGCCACGTCCAGTTCTCGACGAAGGGCGCGGCGAAGAAGCACACCGTTTCCGTCGTCCCGGCGGCCTGA